One Bufo gargarizans isolate SCDJY-AF-19 chromosome 3, ASM1485885v1, whole genome shotgun sequence DNA segment encodes these proteins:
- the HTR1F gene encoding 5-hydroxytryptamine receptor 1F, whose protein sequence is MDLLNTTENNCTAHLTKGITSRILVSLTLSILTLMTTAINSLVIAAIIVTRKLHHPANYLICSLAVTDFLVAVLVMPFSIMYIVKETWVMGPVVCDIWLSVDITCCTCSILHLSAIALDRYRAITDAVEYARKRTPQHAAFMIAIVWIISIFISMPILFWRHQSQNRDDECMIKHDHIVFTLYSTFGAFYIPLALILILYYKIYRAAKSLYHKRNVSRCEKEQNGQVLLEACGKSSTMCIAEKSFSDHSTDFDRIHITTRNPRAEARHEKAMRRHKISSNRERKAATTLGLILGAFVICWLPFFVKEVIVNICDTCHISDDMNNFLTWLGYLNSLINPLIYTIFNEDFKKAFQKLIRCRHYL, encoded by the coding sequence ATGGATCTGCTAAACACGACGGAAAATAACTGCACGGCACACTTAACGAAAGGGATTACAAGCAGAATTCTCGTTTCGCTCACTCTGTCGATCTTGACATTGATGACAACCGCAATAAACTCTCTGGTAATTGCTGCAATAATTGTGACACGGAAGCTTCATCATCCCGCCAACTATTTGATATGTTCTCTGGCAGTAACAGATTTTCTGGTCGCTGTGTTGGTTATGCCTTTCAGCATTATGTACATTGTAAAGGAGACCTGGGTGATGGGACCAGTGGTGTGTGACATCTGGTTGAGCGTGGACATCACTTGTTGCACATGTTCGATACTACATCTCTCCGCTATCGCACTGGATCGTTATAGAGCTATTACCGATGCCGTGGAGTATGCCAGAAAGCGAACCCCCCAGCATGCTGCCTTCATGATTGCAATAGTGTGGATCATTTCTATATTCATATCTATGCCGATATTGTTCTGGCGTCACCAAAGCCAAAATCGTGACGATGAATGCATGATCAAACACGACCACATTGTTTTTACTCTATATTCGACCTTTGGAGCATTTTATATCCCATTGGCATTGATACTTATCCTTTATTATAAAATTTATAGAGCTGCCAAATCCTTATACCACAAGCGGAACGTGAGTCGATGTGAAAAAGAACAAAACGGTCAGGTTCTTCTAGAAGCTTGTGGGAAAAGTTCTACCATGTGTATAGCAGAGAAGTCTTTCTCAGACCACTCGACGGATTTCGACAGGATCCATATCACAACACGGAACCCAAGAGCAGAAGCGAGGCACGAGAAAGCAATGAGGAGGCATAAAATATCCAGCAACAGGGAACgcaaagctgccaccaccttgGGCTTAATCTTGGGTGCTTTTGTCATTTGTTGGCTTCCGTTCTTTGTGAAGGAGGTTATTGTAAATATATGTGATACATGTCATATCTCGGACGACATGAACAATTTTCTCACATGGCTTGGATACCTCAACTCCTTAATTAACCCTCTTATTTATACCATCTTCAATGAAGACTTTAAGAAAGCATTCCAGAAACTAATACGATGCAGACACTATCTATGA